From a single Gracilimonas sp. genomic region:
- a CDS encoding isoamylase early set domain-containing protein, which produces MISKEFTPKRTVCKVTLTIPAEWAEKEVAVAGDFNDWDTASEKLEKKKDAWTTTLRLKPENEYKFKYFIDGERWENDDAADKYVPNEFGTEDSVVSIGE; this is translated from the coding sequence ATGATTTCAAAAGAATTCACTCCAAAAAGAACAGTATGTAAAGTAACACTTACGATCCCCGCCGAATGGGCCGAAAAGGAAGTGGCCGTTGCCGGCGACTTTAACGACTGGGATACCGCTTCTGAAAAACTGGAAAAGAAAAAAGATGCCTGGACCACCACGCTTCGCCTGAAGCCTGAGAACGAGTATAAGTTTAAATACTTTATTGATGGCGAGCGCTGGGAAAACGACGATGCCGCGGACAAATACGTGCCTAATGAATTTGGTACCGAAGATTCTGTAGTCTCGATTGGGGAGTGA
- a CDS encoding TraR/DksA C4-type zinc finger protein → MTDSEKAKLREIILSRIEETKEEIAELQELVKPIPLDASIGWVSRMDAINNKSINESSLREKTQQLKKLERAKENAEADNFGLCSRCGEEIPFGRLEYMPHTTRCVKCVG, encoded by the coding sequence ATGACAGACTCCGAAAAAGCGAAGCTTCGAGAGATCATACTTTCAAGAATTGAAGAGACAAAAGAAGAAATTGCTGAGCTTCAGGAGCTGGTGAAACCCATTCCGCTGGATGCTTCGATAGGCTGGGTTTCGAGGATGGATGCCATTAACAATAAGAGCATAAATGAGTCATCGCTGAGAGAAAAAACCCAGCAGCTCAAAAAGCTGGAACGCGCTAAAGAGAATGCAGAAGCCGATAATTTTGGCCTTTGTTCACGATGTGGGGAAGAAATTCCATTCGGCCGTTTAGAGTACATGCCTCATACTACCCGGTGCGTGAAGTGTGTGGGTTAG
- the ppgK gene encoding polyphosphate--glucose phosphotransferase: MEVLGIDIGSYGIKGAIVDTDKGEIVSKKRTTDKIDDTRPHKLISKLHKVVKKFDWDGPIGCAFPAATSKGIVLSTTRMDQGWVDADADHLFTEITGCNVSVINDTDAVGLAEMKFGVGKEQRGTVIVLTVGTGIGSSIFVDGTLVPNTELGQVEIKGISIEERASNRVRKEEGIRKKTWGKRLQLVLEQYERLFHPDLFILGGQLSKKADKTFPYIKIKTKFKAASLLNNASIVGAAYYAASVQLKNKEFYR, translated from the coding sequence GTGGAAGTTTTAGGGATCGATATTGGAAGTTACGGCATCAAAGGTGCCATCGTGGATACAGACAAAGGAGAGATTGTATCCAAGAAACGTACAACTGATAAAATTGATGATACCCGCCCGCATAAGCTCATCTCAAAACTGCACAAGGTGGTTAAGAAGTTTGACTGGGATGGCCCGATCGGATGCGCCTTCCCGGCAGCAACCAGCAAAGGAATCGTACTCTCCACCACCCGGATGGACCAAGGCTGGGTGGATGCCGATGCCGACCATCTGTTTACCGAAATCACCGGATGTAACGTAAGCGTGATTAACGACACGGATGCTGTAGGCTTGGCGGAAATGAAATTCGGCGTGGGCAAAGAACAGCGCGGAACCGTAATTGTATTAACGGTAGGTACCGGAATTGGCTCATCCATATTTGTGGATGGCACGTTGGTTCCCAACACTGAATTAGGCCAGGTTGAAATAAAGGGAATTAGCATTGAAGAAAGAGCCTCGAACCGGGTCCGAAAAGAAGAAGGAATCCGAAAGAAAACCTGGGGCAAACGGCTACAGCTGGTATTAGAGCAGTATGAGCGGCTTTTTCATCCCGATCTTTTCATCCTTGGCGGGCAGCTTTCCAAGAAAGCCGATAAAACCTTTCCCTACATCAAAATAAAGACCAAGTTTAAGGCTGCCAGCCTGCTTAATAATGCAAGTATTGTGGGCGCGGCTTATTACGCGGCCTCGGTTCAGCTTAAGAATAAAGAGTTCTACCGGTAG
- a CDS encoding EamA family transporter yields the protein MKNVILYLIPALIWGSTWFAITFQVGEVDPIVSVSYRFLLAGLILLGYAKIRRLNLIYSLSEHKFIFLQGVFLFGFNYWMVYLAEQTLTSGLVALVFSTMLFMNIFNSRIFLKNVIPWKVYGGAVLGLMGIVMIFYQDLLSFSFSDSASIALLQAVGAAYIASLGNIISARNQSAGLPVIQTNAIGMTYGAIAMAAVALLAGYEFSYSAAFSFSLSLLYLAVFGSVFAFGAYLSLIGRIGASRAGYVQLVVPIIALILSTIFENYSWTITGIVGVAFIISGNFIVLERGKTKQAPLASESI from the coding sequence TTGAAAAATGTAATTCTATATCTCATACCGGCCCTGATCTGGGGCTCCACCTGGTTTGCCATCACCTTTCAGGTTGGGGAAGTTGACCCTATTGTTTCGGTAAGCTACCGGTTTTTGTTGGCCGGATTGATATTGCTGGGATATGCTAAAATCAGGAGATTAAATCTTATCTACAGCCTGTCCGAACATAAGTTCATATTTCTTCAGGGTGTGTTTTTGTTTGGATTTAACTACTGGATGGTATATCTCGCCGAGCAGACACTTACAAGTGGGTTGGTAGCTCTTGTTTTCTCCACCATGCTGTTCATGAATATTTTCAACAGTCGTATCTTTCTGAAAAATGTTATCCCCTGGAAGGTATATGGCGGGGCAGTTCTCGGGTTAATGGGTATTGTGATGATTTTCTACCAGGACCTGCTGAGCTTTTCTTTCTCTGACTCCGCTTCCATTGCGCTGTTGCAAGCGGTTGGCGCAGCATATATTGCGTCTTTGGGTAATATCATTTCGGCAAGGAATCAGTCAGCGGGTTTGCCGGTAATCCAAACTAATGCTATAGGTATGACCTATGGCGCAATTGCAATGGCTGCGGTTGCTTTGTTAGCTGGATATGAATTTTCGTACAGTGCAGCCTTCTCCTTTAGTCTTTCTCTGCTGTATTTGGCGGTGTTTGGATCCGTTTTTGCATTCGGGGCTTATCTGAGTTTGATAGGTCGAATTGGTGCCAGCCGGGCGGGATATGTTCAGCTGGTAGTTCCTATCATCGCCCTCATATTATCCACCATATTTGAAAACTATAGCTGGACGATAACAGGCATCGTGGGGGTGGCTTTCATTATCTCCGGTAACTTTATTGTACTGGAACGCGGCAAAACGAAGCAGGCGCCTCTTGCCTCTGAATCTATATAG
- the secA gene encoding preprotein translocase subunit SecA, with protein MDILDKVGKVITKVFGSKSEKDIKKIQPIVDKIKSYEEQMKQLSDDELKGKTEEFKQKIKDATAETVAEIKEIKKQLDDIENIGPGEHREMAEHLEELEQQELDIIEEVMDDILPEAFAVLKDTCRRFVGKSWKVGGNEITWEMVPYDVQLIGAIVLHQGRIAEMKTGEGKTLVAIFPAYLNALAGKGVHVVTVNNYLAMRDAEWNEPIFNFHGLHVDCVDRYQPSTEQRRKAYKADITYGTNNEFGFDYLRDNMVVEQEQLVQREHHYTIIDEVDSILIDEARTPLIISGPVPQDNKSGKYVEMKPRVESLVNAQKKLVANLVKEGKELLDEGDEEKAGLALFRAVRGFPKNSQLRKLQQDPKIQKLIQSTESFYLQDNAKNMPVVDEYLFYAVDPKMNSIEMTEKGREFITKKGEDEDFFVIPDLGEETAVIEKEIEELEEEKLNEIKNNDDFSEEYKEKKIAEAKQEVRQERERKFNDLHRLFAERGDRIHTVNQLLKAYTNFEREEEYIVQDGKVNIVDEHTGRVLSGRRYSDGLHQAIEAKEEVKVEASTQTYATITLQNYFRMYNKLAGMTGTAETEEGEFNEIYELDVVVIPTNKPIARDDKEDLVFKTKREKFNASVEKIREYHEKGQPVLVGTTSVDVSEKLSRMLQRAGIPHNVLNAKQHAKESEIVKQAGEIGAVTVATNMAGRGTDIKLAKGVKEKGGLAILGTERHESRRIDLQLRGRAGRQGDPGESQFYVSLEDDLMALFMSDRVANVMDKLSFEEGEVITHPWITKSLERAQSKVEQNNFSIRKRQLEYDDVLNNQRNVIYARRKHALSGDQLRTDIMDMLDDLIESMVEEHVAAGDYDGLHESVLRHLAVDVDYDREKWFNMNERDLTDHIIDKAIAAYRKKEERMAKPLYEVMKRITEANPENRPDKVQVIFTDGIRRMRIVVDVESALENEGREVARSLEKSAILSIIDQKWMEHLRELDSVKEGIGLRSFAQKDPLLEYKREAFDMFKMLLDDINQEAISLIWKAVPEVQAEDSKLEKAQKQKSRFDTSSMETQHADSTGMGLKAPAQPQQNGGQKPQGGNAKRQPVEVADEPGRNDYVTVQNMSSGETKEIKWKYAKRMVDEEGWVVVEK; from the coding sequence ATGGATATATTAGATAAAGTTGGTAAGGTGATTACCAAAGTCTTTGGTTCCAAGAGTGAGAAGGACATTAAAAAGATTCAGCCTATCGTAGATAAAATCAAGAGCTACGAAGAGCAAATGAAGCAGCTCAGCGATGATGAGCTTAAAGGCAAAACGGAAGAGTTTAAGCAAAAAATCAAAGATGCTACGGCCGAAACGGTTGCCGAGATAAAAGAGATAAAAAAACAGCTTGATGATATTGAGAACATCGGTCCCGGCGAACACCGTGAAATGGCCGAGCACCTGGAAGAGCTGGAACAGCAGGAGCTGGACATCATCGAAGAGGTTATGGATGACATTTTGCCCGAGGCCTTTGCCGTGCTTAAAGATACCTGCCGACGATTTGTCGGAAAGTCCTGGAAAGTAGGCGGCAATGAAATTACCTGGGAAATGGTGCCTTATGATGTACAGCTGATTGGCGCGATTGTACTGCACCAGGGCCGCATCGCTGAGATGAAAACCGGTGAAGGTAAAACGCTGGTCGCCATATTCCCGGCTTACCTGAATGCACTTGCCGGAAAAGGCGTACACGTTGTGACGGTGAACAACTACCTTGCCATGCGTGATGCCGAGTGGAATGAACCTATTTTTAATTTCCACGGCTTGCATGTGGATTGTGTGGACCGCTATCAACCCAGCACCGAACAGCGACGAAAAGCCTACAAAGCGGATATCACCTACGGAACCAATAACGAATTTGGCTTCGACTACCTCCGCGATAACATGGTAGTTGAACAGGAGCAGTTGGTTCAGCGCGAACATCACTACACCATTATTGATGAGGTTGACTCCATCCTGATTGATGAGGCCCGTACTCCACTTATCATTTCAGGTCCGGTTCCGCAGGACAACAAGTCCGGGAAATACGTGGAAATGAAGCCTCGTGTGGAATCGCTGGTTAATGCTCAGAAGAAATTGGTTGCCAATCTTGTGAAAGAAGGAAAAGAGCTGCTGGATGAAGGCGATGAAGAAAAAGCCGGACTCGCTCTCTTTCGTGCCGTTCGCGGTTTCCCGAAAAACTCACAACTGCGAAAACTTCAGCAGGATCCTAAAATTCAGAAACTGATTCAGAGTACCGAATCTTTCTACCTGCAGGATAACGCCAAAAACATGCCTGTGGTGGATGAGTATTTGTTCTATGCGGTTGACCCGAAGATGAACTCTATCGAGATGACGGAGAAAGGCCGGGAATTCATCACCAAAAAAGGAGAAGATGAAGACTTTTTCGTAATCCCGGATTTAGGGGAAGAAACGGCCGTCATCGAAAAAGAAATTGAAGAGCTCGAAGAAGAGAAGCTGAATGAAATCAAGAATAATGACGATTTCAGTGAAGAGTATAAAGAGAAGAAAATAGCAGAGGCCAAGCAGGAAGTCCGGCAGGAACGAGAGCGCAAGTTCAACGATCTGCACCGGTTATTTGCCGAACGCGGAGATCGTATCCACACCGTAAATCAGCTGCTGAAGGCTTACACCAACTTTGAGCGGGAAGAGGAATACATTGTTCAGGATGGCAAGGTAAATATCGTGGATGAGCACACCGGTCGTGTACTTTCCGGACGCCGATATTCCGATGGCCTGCACCAGGCGATTGAGGCTAAGGAGGAAGTAAAAGTTGAGGCTTCCACACAGACCTATGCTACCATTACCCTTCAGAATTATTTCCGAATGTACAACAAACTTGCCGGTATGACCGGTACCGCGGAAACAGAAGAGGGTGAGTTTAACGAGATTTATGAACTTGATGTGGTTGTCATCCCCACCAACAAGCCTATTGCCCGCGATGACAAAGAGGACCTTGTTTTTAAAACCAAGCGGGAGAAATTTAACGCATCGGTTGAGAAAATCCGCGAATACCATGAAAAAGGTCAGCCGGTATTGGTGGGTACCACCAGTGTTGATGTATCTGAGAAACTGAGCCGTATGCTGCAACGCGCCGGCATTCCGCATAATGTTTTGAACGCGAAACAGCACGCCAAGGAAAGTGAAATTGTAAAGCAAGCTGGTGAAATCGGAGCCGTAACCGTAGCTACCAACATGGCTGGTCGTGGTACCGATATTAAGCTTGCCAAAGGGGTTAAGGAAAAAGGCGGACTGGCTATTTTGGGTACCGAGCGGCATGAATCGCGCCGTATTGACTTACAGCTTCGCGGACGTGCCGGTCGTCAGGGTGATCCCGGCGAATCACAGTTTTATGTGTCGCTGGAAGATGACCTGATGGCCTTGTTTATGAGCGACCGGGTAGCCAATGTGATGGATAAACTCAGCTTTGAAGAAGGCGAGGTTATTACTCATCCATGGATTACCAAGTCGCTGGAGCGAGCTCAAAGTAAAGTAGAGCAAAATAACTTCAGCATCCGTAAGCGACAGCTGGAATATGATGACGTGTTGAACAATCAGCGTAACGTGATTTATGCCCGAAGAAAGCACGCTCTTTCCGGGGATCAGCTGCGAACAGACATCATGGACATGCTGGATGACCTGATCGAGTCGATGGTGGAAGAACATGTAGCTGCCGGCGATTATGACGGACTTCATGAGTCGGTATTACGTCACCTTGCCGTAGATGTGGACTATGACCGAGAGAAATGGTTCAACATGAACGAGCGGGATCTCACCGACCACATTATCGATAAAGCTATTGCTGCTTATCGTAAGAAAGAAGAACGAATGGCCAAACCGCTTTACGAGGTAATGAAGCGAATTACGGAAGCCAATCCGGAAAATCGCCCCGATAAAGTTCAGGTTATTTTCACCGATGGAATTCGTCGCATGCGCATTGTGGTGGATGTGGAATCAGCTCTTGAAAATGAAGGACGTGAAGTTGCACGATCCCTGGAGAAAAGCGCCATCCTTTCCATTATCGATCAAAAATGGATGGAGCACTTGAGGGAACTGGACTCCGTTAAAGAAGGTATCGGATTGCGTTCGTTTGCGCAGAAAGATCCGCTGCTTGAATACAAGCGTGAAGCATTTGACATGTTTAAGATGTTGCTCGACGACATCAACCAGGAAGCTATTTCATTGATATGGAAGGCGGTACCAGAAGTGCAGGCCGAGGATTCCAAACTTGAGAAAGCCCAGAAGCAGAAGTCACGCTTCGACACTTCTTCGATGGAAACCCAGCACGCCGATTCTACCGGTATGGGACTCAAGGCGCCGGCTCAGCCTCAACAAAATGGGGGGCAGAAACCACAGGGTGGCAATGCCAAACGTCAGCCGGTTGAAGTAGCCGATGAACCCGGACGAAATGATTATGTAACTGTCCAAAACATGAGCAGCGGCGAAACCAAAGAGATCAAATGGAAATACGCCAAACGGATGGTAGATGAAGAAGGCTGGGTAGTTGTAGAGAAATAA
- a CDS encoding amidohydrolase family protein, with product MRYSTWIFSALIIGVIGFAGCTESDPDKKVTVISGATLFDGTGAEAIRNSMVVIRGGEIDCVGKDGECSVPLGAEVINAEGKFITPGLVDAHMHFFQTGFFDSRPDAMDITDVYPFAEVAAYQKQNPQRYYNSYLCSGITAVYDVGGMSWSIDFQEEAENNPKAPHVAAAGPLITPVPGAPFDLPSGKVLVTLDSEETGVKTVQYLSALGSTGIKFWTFDEDSDEYMQRVEATADEIRRQGNQMISHATTLDQAKAALRNGTRLLVHSVQNTEVDDEFIKLAKENGTYYNPTLIVSAGYMLAFRAAADIAPIPVTDPNGCVDSKTMDLITSASQFQDHSRLSGNMKNRLQSFNSETDMTREMLLTNLKKVYEAGIPIVVGTDAGNPGTLHGVSIFDEMEYMQQAGIPAKELIVMATKNGAESMRRGDDFGTLVSGKLANLILLEENPAEDISNMRSLTHVMIKGKLMDVGEIQTE from the coding sequence ATGAGATACAGTACATGGATTTTTTCAGCATTAATAATAGGGGTGATTGGTTTTGCCGGTTGTACCGAATCAGATCCTGATAAAAAAGTAACGGTAATTTCGGGAGCTACTTTATTTGACGGAACCGGCGCTGAAGCCATCCGGAACAGCATGGTGGTAATAAGGGGGGGAGAAATCGACTGCGTGGGTAAAGATGGAGAATGCTCTGTACCGCTGGGGGCAGAAGTAATAAATGCAGAAGGAAAATTTATCACTCCCGGACTAGTAGATGCACACATGCATTTTTTCCAAACCGGTTTTTTTGACAGCCGGCCGGACGCAATGGATATCACCGACGTATATCCATTTGCAGAAGTGGCGGCCTATCAAAAGCAAAACCCTCAGCGATATTACAATTCATACCTCTGTTCAGGAATTACCGCGGTGTATGATGTAGGTGGAATGAGCTGGTCTATCGATTTTCAGGAAGAAGCCGAAAATAATCCCAAAGCCCCACATGTAGCGGCAGCAGGTCCATTGATTACTCCGGTACCCGGCGCTCCTTTTGATCTTCCTTCAGGCAAAGTATTGGTCACTCTAGATTCCGAGGAAACAGGAGTAAAAACGGTTCAGTACTTATCCGCTTTAGGAAGTACAGGAATTAAATTCTGGACTTTTGATGAAGACAGCGATGAATATATGCAGCGTGTAGAAGCCACAGCTGATGAAATTCGCCGGCAGGGAAACCAAATGATTTCCCATGCCACAACCCTTGATCAGGCTAAAGCGGCATTGCGTAATGGAACCAGGCTGTTGGTACATAGTGTGCAGAATACGGAGGTCGATGACGAGTTCATCAAATTGGCGAAAGAAAATGGTACGTACTATAACCCGACCCTGATCGTAAGTGCGGGGTATATGCTTGCATTTCGTGCAGCAGCAGATATTGCCCCGATTCCGGTTACAGATCCCAATGGCTGTGTGGATTCCAAAACCATGGATCTCATTACTTCGGCAAGTCAGTTTCAGGACCATTCAAGATTATCCGGAAATATGAAAAACCGGCTTCAGTCATTTAACTCTGAAACCGACATGACCCGGGAGATGCTTTTAACGAATCTTAAGAAAGTGTATGAGGCCGGTATTCCCATTGTTGTAGGGACAGATGCGGGTAATCCGGGAACTCTCCATGGGGTTTCTATTTTTGATGAAATGGAATACATGCAGCAAGCCGGTATCCCGGCCAAAGAATTGATTGTAATGGCCACAAAAAACGGGGCCGAATCTATGCGTCGCGGGGATGATTTCGGAACACTTGTATCCGGGAAGCTGGCTAACCTGATTTTACTTGAAGAAAACCCCGCCGAGGACATCTCAAATATGCGGTCATTAACCCACGTGATGATCAAAGGAAAGCTGATGGATGTGGGGGAGATTCAGACGGAATAG
- a CDS encoding VOC family protein, which produces MNNAINWFEIPANDIDRAKKFYETIFEFEMPELDIGDGLRMALFPATTGTVGGTIIENKEWYFPSDSHGPLLYLNANPNLQSILDRVEEAGGKVMIPKRLITEDNGYMAVILDSEGNRIALHSNE; this is translated from the coding sequence ATGAATAATGCGATAAACTGGTTCGAGATACCGGCCAACGATATTGACCGGGCAAAAAAGTTCTACGAAACTATCTTTGAGTTTGAAATGCCGGAACTTGATATAGGAGATGGTTTACGTATGGCACTTTTCCCTGCCACTACGGGAACTGTGGGTGGCACAATCATCGAGAATAAGGAATGGTACTTTCCGAGTGATAGTCACGGCCCTCTTTTATACCTGAACGCCAATCCCAATTTACAATCCATACTTGATCGGGTGGAAGAGGCCGGGGGGAAAGTCATGATCCCCAAAAGACTTATCACCGAAGACAATGGCTATATGGCCGTGATACTGGATAGCGAAGGTAACCGAATAGCGCTTCATTCCAACGAATAA
- a CDS encoding MarR family transcriptional regulator produces MSANATATALKNVWRELRTNIFETEVWLRAAIKEFLDEFDLTPQQLSILRILKAANNEPMSTKQIQEEMMDKSSDTSRLVDRLIKKDLVRKRKDPNDGRLIQVFIKYEGLRLLAQIEDRIHTLDEKFTLISEEEAEQLNLLLEKARS; encoded by the coding sequence ATGAGTGCTAACGCTACTGCAACGGCTCTAAAAAACGTCTGGCGCGAACTGAGAACGAACATCTTTGAAACGGAAGTCTGGCTTCGGGCGGCCATAAAGGAGTTCCTGGATGAATTCGATTTAACACCGCAACAGCTTTCTATACTCAGAATATTGAAGGCAGCCAATAATGAACCGATGTCCACCAAGCAGATTCAGGAGGAAATGATGGACAAAAGCTCGGATACTTCCCGCCTTGTGGACAGGCTTATAAAAAAAGACCTGGTCCGTAAGCGTAAAGATCCCAACGATGGTCGCTTGATTCAGGTATTCATCAAATATGAAGGCCTTCGTTTATTGGCACAGATCGAAGATCGTATTCATACCCTCGATGAAAAGTTCACACTGATTTCCGAAGAAGAAGCCGAGCAGCTGAACTTGTTACTGGAAAAAGCGCGTTCTTGA
- a CDS encoding biotin--[acetyl-CoA-carboxylase] ligase codes for MFDSELFENHLATSWLGRSFYFFEELPSTNSYSKQLNGENSQHGALVLTDDQTGGRGQYDRIWKAEPGKNLTFSLVFEPQKAERFTLLTLACALAVSEIVNACAEVDTKLKWPNDILCNGKKLCGILTETQFSGNKLERVVVGLGLNINQVEFQGGLAEKATSLRKECGKEFSREKVLADILQKIEYRYRLWNQFDADLVKQINRALIGFGEWTRLEVNDEQLDGEFKFLGVDESGSLIALNKDYDIRSFSHEQVRVQA; via the coding sequence TTGTTCGATTCAGAACTTTTTGAGAATCATTTAGCTACGTCCTGGCTGGGGCGTAGCTTTTATTTTTTTGAGGAATTGCCCTCAACCAACTCCTATTCAAAGCAGCTTAATGGGGAGAATTCTCAACATGGAGCGCTGGTTTTAACGGATGATCAAACCGGGGGGCGGGGGCAATACGATCGTATATGGAAGGCTGAACCGGGGAAGAATCTAACCTTCAGCCTGGTTTTTGAGCCTCAGAAAGCCGAACGGTTTACCTTGCTTACTTTAGCATGTGCCCTGGCTGTTTCAGAAATTGTGAATGCCTGCGCAGAAGTTGATACCAAACTGAAATGGCCTAACGACATCCTGTGTAATGGCAAAAAACTCTGCGGTATTCTCACCGAAACTCAGTTCTCCGGAAATAAGCTGGAACGTGTGGTAGTTGGCCTCGGCTTAAATATAAACCAAGTTGAGTTTCAGGGAGGGTTGGCTGAAAAAGCTACCTCTTTAAGGAAGGAATGCGGCAAAGAGTTTTCAAGAGAAAAGGTGTTGGCCGATATCCTTCAAAAAATTGAATACCGCTATCGGTTATGGAATCAGTTTGATGCCGACCTGGTGAAACAGATAAACCGGGCACTGATTGGTTTTGGAGAATGGACCCGGCTGGAAGTAAATGACGAACAGCTGGATGGCGAGTTTAAGTTTCTCGGAGTGGATGAATCGGGTTCGCTCATTGCGCTCAATAAAGATTATGACATCCGAAGCTTTTCTCACGAACAGGTCCGCGTCCAGGCATAA